In a genomic window of Brassica rapa cultivar Chiifu-401-42 chromosome A10, CAAS_Brap_v3.01, whole genome shotgun sequence:
- the LOC103844917 gene encoding histone H2A.6, with protein sequence MAGRGKTLGSGAAKKATSRSSKAGLQFPVGRIARFLKAGKYAERVGAGAPVYLAAVLEYLAAEVLELAGNAARDNKKTRIVPRHIQLAVRNDEELSKLLGDVTIANGGVMPNIHNLLLPKKSGPSKAQED encoded by the exons ATGGCAGGTCGCGGAAAAACTCTCGGATCGGGTGCAGCGAAGAAAGCAACGTCTCGTAGCAGCAAGGCGGGGCTCCAATTCCCGGTGGGTCGTATCGCTCGATTCCTCAAAGCCGGTAAATACGCCGAACGTGTCGGAGCTGGTGCTCCGGTTTATCTCGCCGCCGTCCTCGAGTATCTAGCCGCCGAG GTACTTGAACTGGCTGGAAACGCAGCGAGAGACAACAAGAAGACACGTATCGTCCCTCGTCACATCCAGCTCGCCGTGAGAAACGATGAGGAGCTAAGCAAGCTTCTTGGAGATGTGACTATTGCCAATGGAGGAGTGATGCCCAATATCCACAACCTCCTTCTCCCCAAGAAGTCTGGTCCTTCAAAAGCTCAGGAAGATTAG
- the LOC103844916 gene encoding ankyrin repeat-containing protein BDA1, with the protein MDPRLFSVAQSVASVDALYSLIQADPCILQKVDVLPFVHTPLHEASSTGKIDLAMELMILQPSFAKKLNKDGLSPLHLAVENQHVELAQDLIKFDPSLVRIRGRGGTTPLHLVAEKGDADLLTEFLFVCPESIRDANVNGETALHITVKNDRHEELEVLRGWMQRMLISDALSTEKHVLNTRDRDGNTALHLAAYKNDSKAVKELLECMSLNRNIQNKSGMTALDVLRANGSHVNIKETEKIIQHSGGKTRDSVTTVNTMSVFLKTPVSFWEHCSTGLARYKSNMTDGTRNALLVITALIITATYQTAVQPDDDEDFIKSNDVVSKIVLLWGFNTIAYFLSMALTFILIPVGGAYTWWYICITLPLDCSYVLSTYMKYNLRPNEIPISLIYIYVIVILGFLVGLLVFYVRWRRTTRKSAPEPKRELISEGFKTVV; encoded by the exons ATGGATCCAAGGTTGTTTTCAGTTGCTCAAAGCGTTGCTAGCGTTGATGCTTTATATTCTCTTATTCAAGCGGATCCATGTATTCTTCAAAAAGTCGACGTTTTACCTTTCGTCCACACACCTCTCCACGAAGCTTCATCCACTGGGAAGATAGATTTGGCAATGGAACTTATGATTCTACAGCCATCTTTTGCCAAAAAATTGAACAAGGATGGGCTTAGTCCCTTGCATCTCGCTGTCGAGAACCAGCACGTTGAGTTAGCGCAAGATCTAATCAAGTTTGATCCCAGTCTTGTTCGTATTCGAGGAAGAGGAG GTACAACACCTTTGCATCTTGTGGCGGAAAAAGGCGACGCGGATCTTCTTACAGAGTTTCTTTTTGTATGTCCTGAAAGCATTAGAGATGCAAATGTTAATGGAGAGACTGCTTTACATATCACGGTTAAAAACGATAGACACGAAGAGCTCGAAGTTCTGAGAGGCTGGATGCAGAGAATGCTTATAAGTGATGCTTTATCCACTGAGAAACACGTCCTGAACACACGCGATCGTGACGGCAACACAGCCTTGCACCTAGCGGCATACAAGAATGATAGTAAG GCAGTGAAAGAGCTGTTGGAATGCATGTCACTGAACCGCAACATCCAGAACAAAAGCGGCATGACAGCCCTTGATGTCTTACGAGCCAATGGATCTCACGTGAACATtaaagaaacagagaaaatCATACAACATTCCGGGGGTAAGACCAGGGACTCTGTAACCACGGTTAACACAATGTCTGTCTTCCTAAAGACACCCGTCTCTTTCTGGGAACATTGTTCGACGGGATTGGCACGATATAAGAGTAATATGACAGACGGAACACGGAACGCTCTTCTCGTGATAACAGCTTTGATAATCACCGCTACTTATCAGACCGCGGTTCAACCGGATGATGATGAGGATTTCATCAAAAGCAACGATGTCGTATCCAAGATTGTGCTATTATGGGGATTCAATACAATAGCCTATTTCCTATCTATGGCCTTGACTTTTATACTCATACCAGTTGGTGGAGCATACACTTGGTGGTATATATGCATTACGTTACCTCTCGATTGTTCTTATGTACTTTCGACGTACATGAAGTATAATCTCCGGCCGAATGAGATCCCCATATCGCTCATCTATATATACGTGATCGTTATACTCGGATTTCTCGTCGGTCTGCTTGTATTCTACGTGAGGTGGAGGCGGACCACGCGGAAGAGTGCACCGGAACCCAAACGTGAGCTGATTTCCGAAGGCTTCAAGACCGTGGTTTAA